A stretch of the Phyllopteryx taeniolatus isolate TA_2022b chromosome 5, UOR_Ptae_1.2, whole genome shotgun sequence genome encodes the following:
- the slc6a15 gene encoding sodium-dependent neutral amino acid transporter B(0)AT2, with protein sequence MPKNSKAVKRELDDDVTESARDLLSNEDACNDSFKKSSLIIGGHDGDGKERDVEECGSDADEEEEERPAWNSKLQYILAQVGFSVGLGNVWRFPYLCQKNGGGAYLVPYLILLVLIGIPLFFLELAVGQRIRRGSIGVWNYISPRLGGLGFASCVVCFFVALYYNVIISWSLFYFSQSFQQPLPWHECPLVKNKNSTYVVPECEKSSATTYYWYREALDISDSISESGGLNWKMTLCLLAAWSMVCLAMIKGIQSSGKVMYFSSLFPYVVLICFLVRSLLLEGSMDGIRHMFTPKLEIMLEAKVWREAATQVFFALGLGFGGVIAFSSYNKRNNNCHFDAVLVSFINFFTSVLATLVVFAVLGFKANIMNGRCVALNSNRIADLLGNGIDANLIPNHINLSHRMSVDDYRQMIDDIKRVKDNFAKLGLDSCNIEDELNKAEQGTGLAFIAFTEAMTHFPASPFWSVMFFLMLVNLGLGSMFGTIEGILTPLIDTFKVRKELLTVGCCVLAFLIGLVFVQRSGNYFVTMFDDYSATLPLLIVVILENLAIAWFYGIDKFFEDLKDMLGFTPYRFYYYMWKYITPILLLLLLGSSFIQLIITPPGYSAWIQEEAKEQKLGFPPWGVAVCISLVLVAVLPVPVVFALRYFNVINDGTAGISAVSYKKGRIIQESGAPCEGDAASLLHGKAAPSEAPSPMPANGIYRKPSGGGSDADAASNGLHVIGYLMADVPDMPESDL encoded by the exons ATGCCCAAAAACAGCAAGGCCGTCAAGAGAGAGCTTGACGACGATGTCACTGAGTCGGCCCGGGACCTGCTTTCCAACGAGGACGCCTGCAATGATTCCTTCAAAAAGAGCTCGCTGATCATCGGCGGCCATGACGGTGACGGCAAGGAGCGTGATGTAGAGGAGTGCGGCTCTGACgccgacgaggaggaggaggagcggccGGCCTGGAACAGCAAGCTGCAGTACATCCTGGCCCAGGTGGGCTTCTCCGTAGGCCTCGGGAACGTCTGGAGGTTTCCCTATCTGTGCCAGAAGAATGGAGGGG GGGCGTACCTGGTGCCCTACTTGATCCTGCTGGTGTTGATTGGCATCCCGCTTTTTTTCTTGGAGCTGGCCGTGGGTCAGCGCATTCGTCGGGGCAGCATCGGCGTGTGGAACTACATCAGCCCTCGGCTGGGGGGTCTCGGCTTTGCTAGCTGCGTG GTGTGCTTCTTTGTGGCGCTTTACTACAACGTCATCATCAGCTGGAGCCTCTTCTACTTCTCGCAGTCCTTCCAGCAACCGCTACCGTGGCACGAGTGTCCGCTGGTCAAGAACAAGAACAGCACAT ATGTGGTGCCTGAGTGCGAGAAGAGCTCGGCCACCACCTACTACTGGTACCGCGAGGCCCTTGACATCTCCGACAGCATCTCCGAGAGCGGAGGACTCAACTGGAAGATGACGCTGTGCCTGCTGGCCGCTTGGTCCATGGTCTGCCTCGCCATGATCAAGGGCATCCAGTCCTCCGGAAAG GTGATGTACTTCAGCTCGTTGTTCCCATACGTGGTGCTGATCTGCTTCCTGGTGCGCTCGCTGCTCCTGGAGGGCTCCATGGACGGGATTCGCCACATGTTCACGCCCAAG cTGGAGATCATGCTGGAGGCCAAGGTGTGGCGCGAGGCGGCCACGCAGGTGTTCTTCGCGCTGGGCCTGGGCTTTGGCGGCGTCATCGCCTTCTCCAGCTACAACAAGCGCAACAACAACTGCCACTTTGATGCCGTGCTGGTGTCCTTCATCAACTTCTTCACGTCCGTGCTGGCCACCCTGGTGGTGTTCGCCGTACTCGGCTTCAAGGCCAACATCATGAACGGCAGATGTGTGGCGCT caacagCAACAGGATTGCAGATCTGCTGGGCAACGGCATCGACGCCAACCTGATCCCCAACCACATCAACCTCAGTCACAGGATGAGTGTGGACGACTACCGTCAAATGATTGACGACATCAAACGTGTCAAGGACAACTTCGCCAAACTCGGACTGGACTCCTGCAACATCGAGGACGAGCTCAACAAG GCGGAGCAGGGCACAGGCCTGGCGTTCATCGCCTTCACGGAGGCCATGACGCACTTTCCTGCCTCTCCCTTCTGGTCGGTGATGTTCTTCCTCATGCTGGTCAATTTGGGCCTGGGCAGCATGTTCGGCACCATCGAGGGCATCCTCACGCCGCTCATCGACACCTTCAAAGTGCGCAAGGAGCTCCTGACCG TGGGTTGCTGCGTGCTGGCCTTCCTCATCGGTCTGGTGTTCGTGCAGCGCTCGGGCAACTACTTCGTGACCATGTTCGACGACTACTCGGCCACGCTGCCGCTGCTCATCGTGGTCATCCTGGAGAACTTGGCCATCGCCTGGTTCTACGGCATCGACAA GTTCTTCGAGGACCTGAAGGACATGTTGGGCTTCACGCCATACCGCTTCTACTACTACATGTGGAAGTACATCACGCccatcctgctgctgctgctgctgggctCCAGCTTCATCCAGCTCATCATAACGCCGCCCGGCTACAGTGCCTGGATCCAGGAGGAG GCCAAGGAGCAGAAGCTGGGCTTCCCTCCGTGGGGCGTGGCAGTGTGCATCTCCCTGGTGCTCGTGGCGGTGCTGCCCGTGCCAGTGGTCTTCGCGCTGCGCTACTTCAACGTGATCAACGACGGCACCGCCGGCATCTCGGCCGTGTCCTACAAGAAGGGGCGCATCATTCAGGAGAGCGGCGCGCCCTGCGAGGGCGACGCCGCCAGCCTCCTTCACGGCAAGGCCGCGCCCAGCGAGGCGCCCTCGCCCATGCCCGCCAACGGCATCTACCGCAAGCCGAGCGGCGGGGGTAGCGACGCGGACGCCGCGTCCAACGGTCTGCACGTTATCGGCTACCTGATGGCCGACGTGCCGGACATGCCAGAGTCGGACTTGTAG